In Solanum pennellii chromosome 3, SPENNV200, a single window of DNA contains:
- the LOC107013437 gene encoding uncharacterized protein LOC107013437, translated as MAEIHANCFASEEEVSFCDENLGVVYASDASLVWEDLKERFDKVNRVRIYQLHRDIATLTQGIDIVSVYFMKLKELWAEYDAMAYAMIVEEESQRSDVDRNSLGLKAVAEGNDTTALWTAKHPPKLRYKSPNAFCDH; from the exons GCTTTGCAAGCGAAGAGGAAGTTAGCTTTTGTGATGAGAATCT TGGCGTCGTGTATGCGTCTGATGCGTCACTAGTTTGGGAAGATCTGAAGGAACGATTTGATAAGGTCAATCGTGTAAGGATTTACCAGTTACATCGAGATATTGCTACGCTTACACAGGGAATCGATATTGTTTcggtttattttatgaaattgaaggAACTGTGGGCAGAATATGATGCAATG GCGTATGCCATGATTGTTGAAGAAGAGAGTCAAAGGTCTGATGTGGATCGTAATTCTCTGGGATTGAAAGCTGTAGCTGAAGGAAATGATACCACAGCTCTTTGGACTGCTAAGCATCCACCAAAGCTTCGATACAAATCTCCAAATGCCTTTTGTGATCATTGA